DNA sequence from the Liolophura sinensis isolate JHLJ2023 chromosome 1, CUHK_Ljap_v2, whole genome shotgun sequence genome:
ATCTGACACaatattttcacacaaataggcctaaaacatgaaaaatatattttgtacgTGAATTTACGGTTATATGTGAAACGAATTTGGAGCCACTGCGATCCATGTGGCCTTGTTGAAACTAAACCTCACAACTGATGTCCTTACCAGGACAtataatcaacattcatcaagAAAACGGTGTAAGGTTTCCCTTAGAATACTTTTGAACCCACAGTGCCTGAGATACAGAGAATGAACGTGTATAAGTATTTTTAGAAACAAAAGTTGAGGCAGAGATTTTGtatttctgacatcacttcctgtctcttCACactgaccccagtgacctcggcgatgttcaacatttctgtacaaaatttgctagtggttgcagtgatgtaaaacgaaCGAAAGGCCCCTTCCCTCTCCCCCAACTCACAACACGCTTCTAGAACAATCACTAAAAGCTTTAAACTTCCTTAATACCGGGCAGGACAAAAAGGGATATAAACACATTACCTCCTTAAACTCCACAGCCTGTACATGACATACCTTTATCTTCTCACAGCTAGCATCCATCCCGATTATCGAGCAGATGAACTCTTCGGAATGATACGGCAGGAAGAGCAAGTCCTGGCTGAACATTGCGTTGTAGTTGCTCACAGACAGGAAATATCCAACAGGAAATCCCTCCTCATTAGTGCCCAATGTAACATTACTGGGCAGGGAGCACACGATCTCGTCAGAATGCCGGAAGTATGCCTTCGTGCTCAAAATAGTTGTCGGGGCCTCGCGTACGGTTGTTCCATTGCCCACCTgtggacgtacatgtagtttaatgcATCAGCTTGAGTAAAACATACAGTATGTCGATGTGAGGAACAACAGCTGAGAAAAGTTCACCTGCAAGCCTTCTGCAATTCTTATAGACGTAAACCAGTAGTGACATCTGCATTGGGACGTAGGTGTCCTAGTgtgtcacacacacacgtatGTATTGGAGACAGGATTTGATTGGATAGTTTGGAAATGTGTTTACAATTCTGGACATTTTGAGCCGTCAGATAAAACAGAGATGTACAAAGGGACGATCCTTGGAAACGTAGGGCCTATAGTTATTGCCTACTTACGCTTCTTCAATCTCTTTGGACACTGTCTATACTTTTGAAACTTATTTACTTTCAGTCTGAAAAGACATTCCACCTTTACTTACATACACTTGTTCAAACTTGCACGTGAGGGACTCAGAGCGAGCAAACCTTTTCCCGTACACCAAGGTCCGGTCACATTTACGATTCCGGATGTCACATAGACCCTTCTTCGGCAACCCCAACACTTGCGGTGGTCGGCTCATGTCAATAGAGCAGTCGTCCCCGATCCAGCCGGCTTCACACTGACATTCTCCTGAAGCAAGGGGCAAAAGTATATATTGgcgtatatatatgtatacattgataatgatgataCCTGCcaataatgaaaagaaaaatacatggttAACATAAAGCCGCAAATTCACTTAAACAGTCTATAGCCCAACAAGTTATCCAAGTTTTCTGGAACTTGTATGTTTCCCCAATGCTTGCAAAGTATTACAGATTATGAAAAACCCAAAGCAACCTCTCTCTTTGGCCACTGTTTACAACCTTACTACGTCCCgtacagctgtcaatcaaacatgtgctcatatgtaattttataaataattcagaaatgttttttatttgcacTTTATTTCTTCAATGAAGCCCCCTTCTAAGCCAGTCTAACAGATTGTCGGCAATGTAGGTGTAGCAAAGCAATACAGCATGGAGCTTTTTCTAAACAATAGATCAGCATGCACTCGGAGGGTCAGTCAACAATGACCCGGTCGAGTTGTGGCTGCTTCCATTCCACCTCTATGAtttataaaacaccaagcaCACATAcctattcattcatttattcattatttacacTAAAAGACCATACAGGGTAGCACGAGAGGATGCAAGTATTACACATAGATAAACATGGCGGCTAATCAATGGAATCAAGATTGTTACAGaacatgttaatatatatatatttatatatatgtaccaaacATGTATACTCATTTTGAACAGTAATTTTTTAGCAGATGTTTATTTGTAGTGCTAAATAATTCTTGAGTTTTAATTGTGCTTGATCTAGTATAGCTATATCTCGGCAGGTATTTCAGTCGAATAGAACTgagactgtacatgtgtgtaagaaTTGGAATTCGTCGTCAATGCTGATTGTCTGACAAAGGATACACAAACGTCTGTTTCCAATTACATTAGCCCATCTTCCTGTTTCTAGGGGGTAATTTATGACTAGGTACTCGAAAGCGTATTTTTCGCCTTTTTTCATCAAGTATTTTTAGATACTCTTCGATGTCAAAgtctgttttaaatatatacttgCCTTAGAGGAATCTTTGGTTTCAAACTGCCATTTCTTGATGAACTGATCTTTTAATGTCTGCCTAACAATTTTCAACAGACATACAGAATTGTTCACATATTGGTTTTCCCATACGTATTTAGACGGTTTTCTCTCGAGTAtctttaataaattttaaccaTTTGAAGTTATATAAGTGCctattgttaaacaaaaatttgtacaatattgaggaaattttgttatttttaccCTGTAAAACCTTTGTCCAATATGACAGCATCTTTATGCTAACGTCAACATAAGACCCAGCGTCTTATTATGCCCGGCAAAATCACAATTATAAAGGTGGAAGTTAACGTGATAATCTGAACTTTTTCAGCGGATATATGGGGTTAAACGTTTTCTTAACGGTTGTTATAGGATACATGTCGATAAGAATAAGAATATAgatgtacaaaaataacaaaagtttaACCGGAGATGCAGAACAGCAATTGTGCACCATACTGGCTATTTTTGTTCTTTCGTTCTCGGAAAGGCCGGGAACTGAAGGTCGATCATTCTATACCGTTGAAAGATGATAGACCTATATCGCTGAGAGAAAGGgctttatgcatgtacatgtacctactgcaTACTTTTATTCACTGTACTGTAACTGTATGGCAATTATACATATATCCAATACATGTAGCAGCTTGTTCAAGCGTATATCAACAAGCGTACATGAATCTTGCGTAAAAATGTTTTGCATCTATATCCTAAGCCATGCCCTCATAGAATTTCACTAAAAtggttgaaataattttccACCTCGATCACACTGAGAATTTTCAATCGTCTTTTCATGAAGTTCATTGTTCAAAAGAAATACAATTTAAATAACTCAATGCTCATTTAAATAACTATCGCCTAACAAAGAGGGGTTTGTAGATTTGCACAATATTACGCTGAGCCATTTAACTGTTGTGGAGACccatattctaaaaaaaaagaataaggGTACAATTTTTCAGCAAATCTAGTATGGCCGTCAGGCGACGTGAAAAGACTTTTGTGAATGCCACTTGAAGTATGTATCTATCATGTGACAAAATGTCCTTCATTTCAATATTGCGTTTTTGTCTAGGGCAGTCGAAAGCACAGGTCTACCTACGAGATCAAGTCACTCTGCAAATTAAGGTAAATTAAAGCTATGTTTAATGTGTCGTAGGGCAAATAATAACCAAAGTTACATTCATTTCGGTAAACAGTAAACTAATACTTCACAAGTTCGCTCATAGATAGTAAAGCTACGTGAGAGTTCCGGCATAAATTAGACTTGGAAGTCAAAGCGAATTCAGACATTTTTAGCTCGTCTTTTAATTTATAGATATATACGCGCGTGAGGCTCGTGCCACTGAATATGATGTACAAGGGATATTTAGCGATCTTCAACTGtaacacatgtaaaatacatgcatgttctgAGGACGttgttgtttttacatattATTCTTTAGCTGTTTGAAATTATCCTTCAAATGTCTTTGAGCCTTGCTATATTTTTACGTTCATTATTAAATAATGATTCATTAGTTTAGCATAAAAGCTTGCCCGGCCACTGACACTTTCAGggggcataggcctatatgcagTCCTTTGCCTATATATGCCCTAGTGATGGTTTGATCGACAGATCTCTCGAGATTGGCGCTTTATTTTCACATCACAGTACAAAATCTAGCATTAAAGTCAATGCCTCGTTAATGTATCTATAATGCTTGACTAGTGTGCCACAACGGCAATGGAGCAGAATTATAACACAAGTAATGGTATAAATACAGAGTTTCAGTTTGCCGGTCTCGCACAAAAAGGAGCCTGCTTGGTTTTTCAAATGAAAGTTTCTAacataaagtaaaacattcatcaacaaattttttttttatccaaaacTCTATTTTTACTGTTTGCTGTTTTAGCTGGTTGAAATGCTAACCATACTCCTACACAGTGTCAAACGTGCATCTATTTAATCCATTTATGTACCTCACGCGATGAGGGGAGCATTTGACAGTTTGGACGAATATAAAAGCCCGATAATAACTTATTAATAATCAATGGCAATATTTTGTTAGCATATGAGAAAACTTTCATAATAGTAGATCAATCTTGTATTCAAAATACAAGCGGCATCAACTGCCACTTAATTAGGAAGTTTTTCCAGCAATCCAATCCATTTCATATTGCTGGAACCATTACTAGGGCATACTATATCCTGGAATATACACCGTGAAAGCACAATGTAATTATCAGCGCTGAAGGCAATAAAGTCAACCTGCCATGTCTCATGTCATCAAAGTTTACGTCATCATTAACAATacaacataacatttttgtGGACAGAGGCCGGTTTTCATTCTTTTCAGCATGCCCAATTATAATCTAGAACGCATAGGTTTGTTTGTGTTCACAGGGACACAGACCCATATACAACtgccgtttttcggtagggacgattgtagttctgtgaattttaaggtataaagtctttttttgctccaggcgtccatttttggtgtacagatgcatgcttggtattaaaatgctggaaactgtctaaactttgaggaggtatgagctttattgatgaaaatttgaaattctgggtgagaggacacaaggtgtgaggtagtggtgaggctgcgagtgacgtcgccttggcgttgctaggcactcctcccagctgccggcatggaaaggtccagattttgacgatcaacctatgtcaagatttttatggcttgtttctcccaggctggACCAGGTATgtaccaaagcttattggccacggaatgttatttatttatttatttgattggtgttttacgccgtagtcaagaatatttcacttatacgatggcggccagcattatggtgggtggaaaccgggcacagcccgggggaaacccacgaccatccgcaggttgttgccacaccttcccacttacggccggagaggaagccagcatgagctggacttgaactcacagcgaccgcattggtgagaggctcctgggtcattacgctgcgctagcgcgctaaccgactgagccacggaggcccctaccacggaatgtttgggactgagctacagcgctagacgttaacatt
Encoded proteins:
- the LOC135461812 gene encoding von Willebrand factor D and EGF domain-containing protein-like; this encodes MDLQIDFCAMDILLTGTTDWTLSSLEIFKDKCISEVRKNTTLWEPENNEKSMLTLVLESSCPGECSFHGDCLKGECQCEAGWIGDDCSIDMSRPPQVLGLPKKGLCDIRNRKCDRTLVYGKRFARSESLTCKFEQVYVGNGTTVREAPTTILSTKAYFRHSDEIVCSLPSNVTLGTNEEGFPVGYFLSVSNYNAMFSQDLLFLPYHSEEFICSIIGMDASCEKIKVGSGHSTTDGMDVGGDQKEDEKEPKSGSPIDQTPSFFIVMLICGMKWALA